A genomic window from Vitis riparia cultivar Riparia Gloire de Montpellier isolate 1030 chromosome 16, EGFV_Vit.rip_1.0, whole genome shotgun sequence includes:
- the LOC117933037 gene encoding receptor-like protein EIX2 — protein sequence MSLGLLSNLEKLHVGGTSLTGTISEVHFTALSKLEVLSISGTSLSFHVNSSWTPPFQLGYLKADSCKMGPKFPAWLQTQKSLSYLDFSRSGIVDTAPNWFWKFASYIQQIHLSNNQISGDLSQVVLNNTIIDLSSNCFSGRLPRLSPNVRMLNIANNSFSGQISPFMCQKMNGRSKLEVLDISINALSGELSDCWMHWPSLTHVSLGRNNLSGKIPNSMGSLVGLEALSLHNNSFYGDIPSSLENCKVLGLINLSDNKFSGIIPRWIFERTTLIIIHLRSNKFMGKIPPQICQLSSLIVLDLADNSLSGSIPKCLNNISAMTAGPIRGTVYDALEADYDYESYMESLVLDIKGREAEYEEILQYVRMIDLSSNNLSGSIPIEISSLFGLLFLNLSRNHLTGRIPEKIGVMASLESLDLSRNHLSGEIPQSMSNLTFLDHLDLSFNNFSGRIPSSTQLQSLDPLSFFGNPELCGAPLTKNCTKDEETLNPTAVEENREFPEIPWFYIGMGSGFIVGFWGVCGALFFKRAWRHAYFQFLYDMRDRAYVGIAIKLKWFHQKLRRYHAG from the exons ATGAGTCTGGGGCTTCTATCCAATTTGGAGAAATTACATGTAGGAGGGACTTCCTTAACAGGGACCATATCAGAAGTGCATTTTACAGCACTCTCAAAATTGGAGGTCTTATCGATATCTGGAACATCTTTATCTTTCCATGTGAACTCCAGTTGGACTCCTCCATTCCAACTAGGGTATCTGAAGGCGGATTCCTGTAAAATGGGTCCAAAATTTCCTGCGTGGCTACAGACACAAAAGTCTCTTTCCTATCTAGACTTCTCCAGGTCTGGAATTGTGGACACAGCTCCAAACTGGTTCTGGAAGTTCGCTTCATACATCCAACAGATCCATCTCTCTAACAACCAGATATCTGGGGACTTATCCCAAGTTGTACTAAATAATACTATCATTGATTTGAGTTCTAATTGCTTCTCAGGTCGGTTGCCACGTCTGTCTCCGAACGTTCGTATGTTGAATATTGCTAACAATTCATTCTCGGGACAGATTTCCCCTTTCATGTGCCAAAAGATGAATGGAAGAAGTAAATTGGAGGTCCTTGACATATCAATTAATGCTTTATCAGGGGAACTTTCTGATTGTTGGATGCATTGGCCGTCTCTTACTCATGTAAGCCTGGGAAGGAACAATCTATCTGGTAAAATTCCTAATTCCATGGGTTCTTTGGTCGGACTTGAAGCATTGAGCTTGCACAACAATTCCTTCTATGGAGACATACCCTCATCACTAGAGAACTGCAAGGTTTTGGGGCTGATAAATCTAAGTGACAATAAATTTTCGGGGATTATACCCAGGTGGATTTTTGAGAGGACAACTCTAATTATTATCCACTTAAGATCCAATAAATTCATGGGCAAAATTCCTCCACAAATATGCCAACTTTCTTCTCTTATAGTGTTGGATCTTGCTGATAATAGTCTGTCAGGATCAATACCCAAATGCTTGAATAATATCAGTGCTATGACTGCAGGACCTATCCGGGGTACTGTGTATGATGCTTTGGAAGCAGATTATGATTATGAATCTTACATGGAAAGTCTTGTTTTAGATATAAAGGGGAGGGAAGCAGAGTACGAAGAGATTCTTCAATATGTAAGGATGATTGACCTTTCAAGTAACAATTTATCTGGATCAATCCCAATTGAAATCTCAAGTCTTTTTGGACTGCTATTTCTAAACTTATCTCGAAATCATTTAACGGGGAGGATACCAGAGAAAATTGGGGTGATGGCGTCATTAGAATCTTTAGATCTCTCGAGAAATCATCTTTCAGGGGAAATTCCTCAGAGCATGAGCAATTTAACATTTCTTGATCACCTGGACCTGTCATTCAACAACTTTTCTGGGAGAATTCCTTCAAGCACCCAGCTTCAAAGCTTGGATCCACTTTCTTTCTTTGGCAATCCTGAACTGTGTGGAGCCCCTCTTACGAAAAACTGCACAAAAGATGAAGAGACTCTAAATCCCACTGCTGTAGAAGAAAACAGAGAATTTCCTGAAATCCCATGGTTTTACATCGGCATGGGATCAGGATTCATTGTGGGGTTTTGGGGAGTTTGTGGAGCTCTCTTTTTCAAGAGAGCATGGAGGCATGCTTATTTCCAGTTTCTTTATGACATGAGAGACCGGGCCTATGTGGGTATAGCAATAAAATTGAAGTGGTTCCACCAAAAGCTGAGAAGATACCATGCTG GATGA
- the LOC117933718 gene encoding tubulin beta-1 chain, with amino-acid sequence MREILHVQGGQCGNQIGAKFWEVVCAEHGIDSTGRYQGDTELQLERVNVYYNEASCGRFVPRAVLMDLEPGTMDSVRSGPYGQIFRPDNFVFGQSGAGNNWAKGHYTEGAELIDSVLDVVRKEAENCDCLQGFQVCHSLGGGTGSGMGTLLISKIREEYPDRMMLTFSVFPSPKVSDTVVEPYNATLSVHQLVENADECMVLDNEALYDICFRTLKLTTPSFGDLNHLISATMSGVTCCLRFPGQLNSDLRKLAVNLIPFPRLHFFMVGFAPLTSRGSQQYRALTVPELTQQMWDAKNMMCAADPRHGRYLTASAMFRGKMSTKEVDEQMINVQNKNSSYFVEWIPNNVKSTVCDIPPTGLKMASTFIGNSTSIQEMFRRVSEQFTAMFRRKAFLHWYTGEGMDEMEFTEAESNMNDLVSEYQQYQDATADEDGYEYEDEEEEEELQEA; translated from the exons atgCGTGAAATCTTGCACGTTCAGGGTGGGCAATGTGGGAACCAGATCGGAGCCAAGTTCTGGGAGGTGGTCTGCGCTGAGCACGGCATCGACTCCACAGGGCGCTACCAAGGCGACACGGAGCTGCAACTGGAGCGAGTCAATGTGTACTACAACGAGGCGAGTTGTGGGAGGTTCGTGCCCAGGGCAGTGCTCATGGATCTGGAGCCGGGCACCATGGACAGCGTCAGATCGGGACCGTACGGCCAGATTTTCCGACCCGATAATTTCGTTTTTGGGCAGTCGGGTGCGGGTAACAACTGGGCCAAAGGTCACTACACTGAGGGGGCGGAGCTGATTGACTCGGTTCTAGATGTGGTGAGGAAGGAGGCCGAGAATTGTGATTGCTTGCAAG GATTTCAGGTCTGCCACTCTTTGGGAGGTGGAACTGGGTCAGGCATGGGAACACTCCTCATTTCCAAGATCAGAGAAGAATACCCGGATCGAATGATGCTCACATTCTCTGTATTCCCCTCTCCTAAGGTCTCTGACACTGTTGTTGAGCCTTACAACGCCACACTCTCTGTTCACCAGCTTGTTGAGAATGCAGACGAGTGTATGGTTCTTGACAATGAAGCCCTTTATGACATTTGCTTCCGAACACTGAAACTCACTACTCCAAGCT TTGGGGACCTGAATCACCTGATTTCCGCCACCATGAGTGGGGTAACTTGCTGCCTTCGCTTCCCCGGTCAACTCAACTCCGATCTCCGGAAGCTTGCCGTTAACCTCATCCCATTCCCTCGCCTGCACTTCTTCATGGTCGGGTTTGCTCCTCTTACATCTCGTGGGTCCCAGCAATACCGTGCCCTTACAGTTCCGGAGCTCACTCAACAGATGTGGGATGCAAAGAACATGATGTGTGCTGCTGATCCTCGCCATGGTAGGTACTTGACTGCTTCAGCAATGTTCCGGGGCAAGATGAGCACCAAGGAAGTTGATGAGCAGATGATTAATGTACAAAACAAGAACTCATCCTACTTTGTTGAGTGGATTCCCAATAACGTGAAGTCCACGGTTTGTGACATCCCTCCAACTGGTCTGAAAATGGCGTCGACCTTCATTGGAAACTCAACTTCAATCCAGGAGATGTTCCGGAGGGTTAGTGAGCAGTTCACAGCCATGTTCCGGAGAAAGGCTTTCTTGCATTGGTACACTGGGGAGGGGATGGATGAGATGGAATTTACAGAAGCAGAGAGCAACATGAATGATCTGGTCTCGGAATACCAGCAATACCAAGATGCAACAGCGGATGAAGACGGGTATGAGTATGAagatgaggaggaggaggaggagcttCAGGAGGCTTAA
- the LOC117933910 gene encoding oxalate--CoA ligase-like — translation MMESLTLTGLLKQVAGEFPSRRALSVSGKFDLTYARLHQLVEGAASLILAGGIKAGDVVALTFPNTVEFVIMFLAVIRVRATAAPLNSAYTADEFEFYLSDSESKLLLTSQEGNEAAQAAASKLKITHATASLTQAEAEAEAEVNLSLIHSEPDPHSVAKLVNEPSDVALFLHTSGTTSRPKGVPLSQLNLASSVQNIKSVYKLTESDSTVIVLPLFHVHGLLAGLLGSLGAGAAVTLPAAGRFSASTFWSDMLKYNATWYTAVPTIHQIILDRHLSKPESVYPKLRFIRSCSASLAPAIMARLEEAFGAPVLEAYAMTEATHLMASNPLPENGPHKPGSVGRPVGQEMAILDENGVQQEANVSGEVCIRGPNVTKGYKNNPEANKSAFQFGWFHTGDLGFFDPDGYLHLVGRIKELINRGGEKISPIEVDAVLLSHPDVAQAVAFGVPDDKYGEEINCAIIPREGSDIDEAEVTRFCKKNLAAFKVPKKVFITDSLPKTATGKIQRRIVAEHFLAQISTAKVPKFGA, via the exons ATGATGGAAAGTCTAACTCTCACCGGATTGTTGAAACAGGTCGCCGGAGAATTCCCTTCCCGTCGAGCACTCTCCGTTTCCGGCAAGTTCGATCTCACCTACGCTCGCCTTCACCAACTTGTTGAAGGAGCGGCCTCTCTGATCCTCGCCGGTGGCATTAAGGCCGGAGACGTCGTCGCTCTCACCTTCCCAAACACCGTTGAG TTCGTGATTATGTTTTTGGCTGTAATACGAGTACGAGCCACGGCTGCGCCTTTGAACTCAGCTTACACAGCAGACGAGTTCGAGTTTTACTTATCCGACTCGGAATCGAAGCTTCTCCTAACATCGCAAGAAGGAAACGAGGCAGCACAAGCCGCGGCTTCCAAGCTCAAAATCACACACGCCACGGCTTCCCTTACCCAAGCCGAAGCCGAAGCCGAAGCAGAGGTAAATCTATCCTTGATTCACTCCGAGCCGGACCCTCACTCGGTAGCCAAACTCGTGAACGAGCCATCCGACGTGGCACTTTTCTTGCACACCTCCGGCACTACGAGTCGACCCAAAGGAGTGCCACTGAGTCAACTCAACTTGGCCTCATCGGTTCAGAATATCAAATCGGTGTACAAACTCACTGAGTCAGACTCCACCGTTATCGTGCTCCCTCTCTTCCACGTTCACGGCTTACTCGCAGGTTTACTGGGTTCACTAGGCGCAGGAGCCGCCGTGACCCTACCCGCCGCTGGCCGATTCTCGGCTTCAACATTCTGGTCCGACATGCTCAAATACAATGCCACGTGGTACACCGCCGTCCCCACGATCCACCAAATTATCCTGGATCGCCACCTTAGCAAACCCGAATCCGTTTACCCGAAGCTTCGATTCATCCGGAGTTGCAGCGCTTCTCTGGCACCAGCCATAATGGCTCGGCTCGAGGAGGCGTTTGGTGCACCGGTGTTGGAAGCATATGCTATGACCGAAGCGACCCATCTCATGGCTTCGAACCCTTTACCCGAAAACGGTCCGCATAAACCCGGGTCCGTTGGAAGACCAGTGGGCCAAGAGATGGCGATATTGGATGAAAATGGCGTCCAACAGGAGGCTAACGTGAGTGGGGAAGTGTGTATTAGGGGCCCTAATGTGACCAAGGGTTACAAAAACAACCCTGAGGCTAATAAATCGGCTTTTCAATTCGGGTGGTTTCACACAGGGGATCTCGGGTTCTTTGACCCGGATGGTTATTTGCATCTTGTTGGTCGAATCAAGGAACTCATCAACCGTGGAG GAGAGAAGATATCACCAATTGAAGTGGATGCTGTCCTTTTATCACATCCAGACGTTGCTCAAGCAGTTGCTTTTGGGGTTCCAGATGACAAATACGGCGAAGAG ATAAACTGTGCCATCATTCCAAGAGAAGGATCAGACATTGATGAAGCAGAGGTAACGAGGTTTTGCAAGAAAAATCTTGCCGCTTTTAAGGTTCCCAAGAAGGTCTTCATCACTGATTCTCTCCCAAAGACGGCTACTGGGAAGATCCAGCGAAGAATTGTGGCTGAGCACTTCCTTGCCCAAATCTCTACTGCTAAAGTCCCAAAGTTTGGGgcatag
- the LOC117933989 gene encoding uncharacterized protein LOC117933989, protein MASNFGLMSLAVLALTLAVCVQGSLGGITCENLNKDTCAYAVSSSGKRCVLEKHVRRSGEEAYVCRTSEIEADKVKDWVESDQCIEACGVDRKSLGISSDSLLECGFTHKLCSSQCYNSCPNIVDLYFNLAAGEGVFLPTLCEAQRRDARREMAEIRSSGFVAPGPVSGVNPVKFGVAPAVAPASS, encoded by the exons ATGGCTTCTAATTTTGGTTTGATGTCCCTGGCAGTCCTGGCTCTTACACTTGCTGTTTGTGTGCAAGGTTCTCTAG GAGGAATAACATGTGAGAATCTGAACAAGGACACATGCGCCTACGCGGTGTCATCATCCGGTAAGCGCTGTGTGCTTGAGAAGCATGTGAGGAGGAGCGGAGAGGAAGCATATGTGTGCAGGACGTCGGAGATTGAGGCTGACAAGGTGAAGGACTGGGTGGAGAGCGACCAGTGCATTGAAGCCTGTGGGGTTGATAGGAAATCGCTCGGGATTTCATCGGATTCTCTCCTGGAGTGTGGGTTCACCCATAAGCTTTGCTCTTCTCAATGCTATAACAGCTGCCCCAACATTGTTGATCTCTACTTCAATCTCGCTGCCGGTGAAG GTGTATTTCTTCCAACACTGTGTGAAGCACAAAGGAGAGATGCGAGGAGAGAAATGGCAGAGATCCGAAGTTCTGGTTTTGTGGCACCAGGGCCAGTATCAGGGGTCAATCCTGTGAAGTTCGGGGTTGCCCCTGCAGTGGCCCCTGCTTCATCATAG
- the LOC117934054 gene encoding uncharacterized protein LOC117934054 produces the protein MASDFGLKSLAILALVLAVCVQGSLGGITCENLNKDTCAFAVSSSGKRCVLEKHVRRSGEEAYVCRTSEIEADKVKDWVESDQCIEACGLDRKSLGISSDSLLECGFTRKLCSTQCYNGCPNIVDLYFNLAAGEGVFLPKLCEAQRGDARREMAEIRSSGFVAPRPVSGVNPVKHGVAPAVAPASS, from the exons ATGGCTTCTGATTTTGGCTTGAAGTCCCTGGCAATCCTGGCTCTTGTCCTTGCAGTCTGCGTGCAAGGTTCTCTAG GAGGAATAACATGTGAGAATCTGAACAAGGACACATGCGCCTTCGCGGTTTCATCATCCGGCAAGCGCTGTGTGCTTGAGAAGCATGTGAGGAGGAGCGGAGAGGAAGCATACGTGTGCAGGACGTCGGAGATTGAGGCGGACAAGGTGAAGGACTGGGTGGAGAGCGACCAGTGCATTGAAGCCTGTGGGCTCGATAGGAAGTCGCTTGGGATATCATCGGATTCCCTGCTGGAGTGTGGGTTCACGCGGAAGCTTTGCTCTACTCAGTGCTATAACGGCTGCCCCAACATTGTTGATCTCTACTTCAATCTCGCTGCCGGTGAAG GTGTATTTCTTCCAAAACTGTGTGAAGCACAAAGGGGAGATGCGAGGAGAGAAATGGCGGAGATCCGAAGTTCTGGTTTTGTGGCACCAAGGCCAGTATCAGGGGTGAATCCTGTGAAACATGGGGTTGCCCCTGCAGTGGCCCCTGCTTCATCATAG